The following coding sequences are from one Limnobacter sp. SAORIC-580 window:
- a CDS encoding NAD(P)H-dependent glycerol-3-phosphate dehydrogenase yields MNIAVFGAGAWGTAVAAHMSYVHDVVLWGRDTAVLQSIASQRENPRYLAGIKLSPTLKVQADFSAAARHALGQPDALWVLGTPMGALRQTLLQLLEIAPMEQWPALVWLCKGFEVGTGQMPHQVVEEVLGRHYGGALTGPSFAAEVARGLPCALTAASADEPTRQAMVRAAHHAALRVYELDDLVGAEVGGAVKNIMAVATGICDGMQLGLNARAALITRGMAEIKRLAVALGAQAETLNGLSGFGDLILTCTGDLSRNRRVGLMLAQGKSLDTILKELGQVAEGVKCAPVVKQLAAELGVDMPITAAVNSVLFEGLSPGEGVMRLLSREARSEDAE; encoded by the coding sequence ATGAACATCGCCGTGTTCGGTGCAGGGGCGTGGGGCACCGCAGTGGCTGCCCACATGTCCTATGTGCATGATGTGGTGTTGTGGGGGCGCGATACTGCTGTGCTGCAATCCATTGCCAGCCAGCGCGAAAACCCGCGTTACCTCGCGGGTATCAAGCTTTCTCCCACACTGAAAGTACAGGCTGATTTTTCGGCCGCAGCCCGGCACGCGCTTGGCCAACCCGACGCACTTTGGGTGCTGGGCACGCCCATGGGCGCGTTGCGCCAAACACTGTTGCAATTGCTTGAAATTGCGCCCATGGAGCAATGGCCTGCGCTGGTGTGGTTGTGCAAGGGCTTTGAAGTGGGCACTGGCCAAATGCCGCATCAAGTGGTTGAGGAGGTGTTGGGCAGGCACTATGGCGGTGCGCTCACCGGCCCTTCATTTGCAGCCGAAGTGGCGCGTGGCTTGCCCTGCGCACTCACTGCTGCCAGCGCGGACGAGCCCACCCGCCAAGCCATGGTGCGTGCTGCTCACCATGCTGCCTTGCGTGTTTACGAGCTTGACGACCTGGTGGGCGCTGAAGTGGGTGGCGCGGTTAAAAACATCATGGCGGTGGCTACTGGCATTTGCGATGGCATGCAATTGGGCCTGAATGCCCGTGCAGCGCTGATCACCCGCGGCATGGCCGAAATCAAGCGCTTGGCCGTGGCCTTGGGTGCCCAGGCGGAAACCCTGAATGGGCTTTCCGGTTTTGGTGACCTTATACTCACCTGCACTGGCGATTTGTCGCGAAACCGGCGCGTGGGCTTGATGTTGGCACAGGGCAAGTCACTTGACACCATTCTCAAAGAATTGGGTCAGGTCGCTGAAGGTGTGAAATGTGCGCCGGTGGTCAAGCAGCTTGCCGCGGAATTGGGGGTTGATATGCCGATTACGGCAGCGGTGAATTCTGTGCTATTCGAGGGTTTGAGCCCCGGAGAAGGCGTGATGCGCCTGCTGTCGCGCGAAGCCAGGTCTGAAGACGCTGAGTAA
- the secB gene encoding protein-export chaperone SecB, whose translation MAEQNSEAVFQMQRVYIKDASLELPNAPQIFLEKNPPKIEVAVDVGAQRLAENIFESEVTVTVTAKIDEKVAFLVECKQAGIFEISNVPEEQFDPLLGILCPNMIYPYLRANVADLITRTGFPPVHLSDINFEQFYQQRLAAAQEQAAKQNGSGIITTA comes from the coding sequence ATGGCCGAACAGAATTCAGAAGCAGTGTTTCAAATGCAACGCGTCTACATCAAAGACGCTTCTTTGGAACTGCCCAACGCACCGCAAATTTTCCTCGAGAAAAACCCGCCCAAAATTGAAGTGGCTGTGGATGTGGGCGCACAACGCTTGGCCGAAAACATTTTCGAGTCTGAAGTGACAGTAACGGTGACCGCCAAAATCGACGAGAAAGTGGCTTTTCTGGTGGAGTGCAAGCAGGCCGGTATTTTCGAAATTTCAAATGTGCCTGAAGAGCAGTTCGATCCTCTGTTGGGCATTTTGTGTCCCAACATGATCTACCCCTACTTGCGCGCCAATGTAGCCGACCTCATTACCCGCACCGGCTTTCCACCTGTGCATTTGTCCGACATCAACTTCGAACAGTTTTACCAGCAGCGTTTGGCAGCAGCCCAAGAGCAGGCCGCCAAGCAAAACGGTTCCGGCATCATTACCACAGCGTAA
- the grxC gene encoding glutaredoxin 3 encodes MSNIQAPVRMYTSAVCPFCVRAERLLNERGVQNIEKIRVDLDPSQKEKMMAETGRRTVPQIYIGSTHVGGCDDLFDLDRAGKLLPLLGQPG; translated from the coding sequence ATGAGCAATATTCAAGCCCCTGTTCGCATGTACACCAGCGCGGTGTGCCCTTTTTGCGTTCGTGCTGAACGCTTGTTGAACGAGCGCGGTGTGCAGAATATCGAGAAGATCCGGGTTGATCTTGACCCATCCCAGAAAGAAAAAATGATGGCCGAAACCGGCCGCCGAACTGTGCCGCAAATTTATATCGGCAGCACACATGTGGGCGGCTGTGATGACCTGTTCGACCTCGACCGTGCTGGTAAGCTTTTGCCATTGTTGGGGCAGCCCGGCTAA
- a CDS encoding rhodanese-like domain-containing protein, with amino-acid sequence MSQEFLIQNSWLIALAFGSGLMLIWPMLTKGGGTRVTVPQATLLINQKKAVLVDIRDDDFVNNSGVVPNSRRMAIKDLKEKAGTLAKTKETPLIVLCQTGARSGAAATVLKAAGYTDVFVLDGGLNAWKEAGLPVKKVQDAADAAPKTKTPKATKQVAK; translated from the coding sequence ATGTCGCAGGAATTTCTGATTCAAAACAGTTGGCTTATCGCCTTGGCCTTTGGTTCTGGCCTCATGTTGATTTGGCCAATGTTGACCAAAGGTGGTGGCACTCGCGTCACCGTGCCCCAAGCCACACTTTTAATTAATCAAAAGAAGGCGGTCCTGGTTGATATTCGAGACGATGACTTCGTCAACAACTCGGGCGTTGTGCCCAACTCCAGGCGCATGGCCATCAAAGACCTGAAAGAAAAGGCGGGCACCCTGGCAAAAACCAAGGAAACTCCCTTGATCGTGTTGTGTCAAACCGGCGCACGTTCTGGCGCAGCCGCCACCGTGTTGAAAGCGGCTGGTTACACCGACGTGTTTGTTCTCGACGGTGGCCTGAATGCCTGGAAAGAAGCAGGCTTGCCGGTTAAAAAGGTTCAAGACGCCGCAGATGCTGCGCCCAAAACCAAAACACCCAAGGCCACCAAGCAGGTTGCCAAGTAA
- the gpmA gene encoding 2,3-diphosphoglycerate-dependent phosphoglycerate mutase has translation MYKLVLMRHGESQWNLENRFTGWADVDLTDKGREEARKAGDLLKAEGYSFDVAYTSVLKRAIRTLWIALDQMDQMWLPVVHAWRLNERHYGDLQGLNKSETAAKFGEEQVLIWRRAYAIAPNPLKVDDPRFAGNDPRYARLKPEEIPLTECLKDTVDRVIPLWKDGIAPAIKAGKKVLIAAHGNSLRALIKYLDNLSEEDILQVNIPTARPLVYELDENLKPIRSYYLGNQAEIEAAMAAVKNQGKAK, from the coding sequence ATGTACAAACTCGTATTGATGCGCCATGGCGAAAGCCAATGGAACCTTGAAAACCGCTTTACCGGTTGGGCCGATGTGGACCTGACAGACAAAGGCCGAGAGGAAGCCCGCAAGGCAGGCGACCTGCTGAAAGCCGAGGGCTATAGCTTTGACGTGGCCTACACGTCTGTTTTGAAACGTGCCATTCGCACTTTATGGATTGCCCTGGACCAAATGGACCAGATGTGGCTGCCCGTGGTGCACGCCTGGCGCCTGAACGAGCGCCATTATGGCGACTTGCAGGGCCTGAACAAATCAGAAACTGCTGCCAAGTTTGGTGAAGAACAAGTGTTGATTTGGCGACGTGCCTACGCCATTGCACCCAACCCTCTGAAAGTGGATGACCCCCGGTTTGCCGGCAATGACCCCCGCTATGCCAGGCTGAAACCCGAGGAAATTCCACTCACCGAATGCCTGAAAGACACCGTTGACCGCGTAATTCCTTTGTGGAAAGACGGCATTGCCCCAGCCATCAAAGCTGGCAAGAAGGTATTGATTGCGGCGCACGGCAATTCATTGCGTGCGCTGATCAAGTACCTGGACAACCTGAGCGAGGAAGACATCTTGCAGGTGAACATTCCAACCGCACGCCCCTTGGTGTACGAGCTGGACGAAAACCTGAAGCCTATTCGCAGTTACTACCTTGGCAACCAGGCCGAAATTGAAGCGGCCATGGCTGCCGTGAAAAACCAGGGAAAGGCCAAGTAA